From one Catharus ustulatus isolate bCatUst1 chromosome 1, bCatUst1.pri.v2, whole genome shotgun sequence genomic stretch:
- the EN2 gene encoding homeobox protein engrailed-2: MEEGGRSPREEAAEPQESGGDAEPGGGGGRRGLLLPPGDPPHPHPHPHRITNFFIDNILRPEFGRRKEAGGPDGEPRRPGAESRRSPAAAPAPGAPLPGGGAGSPGRGEGGPAGLALHGAAKKGGDPAALEAALKARGLSGGDLSVSSDSDSSQASSNAGNQPMLWPAWVYCTRYSDRPSSGPRSRKPKKKNPNKEDKRPRTAFTAEQLQRLKAEFQTNRYLTEQRRQSLAQELGLNESQIKIWFQNKRAKIKKATGSKNSLAVHLMAQGLYNHSTTAKDGKSDSE; this comes from the exons ATGGAGGAGGGCGGCCGGAGCCCCCGGGAGGAGGCGGCCGAGCCGCAGGAGTCCGGCGGCGACgcggagcccggcggcggcggcgggcggcgggggctgctgctcccccccGGTGACCCCCCGCACCCCCACCCGCACCCGCACCGCATCACCAACTTCTTCATCGACAACATCCTGCGGCCCGAGTTCGGGCGGAGGAAGGAGGCGGGCGGCCCCGACGGAGAGCCCCGGCGGCCCGGCGCGGAGAgccgccgcagccccgccgcggcgccggccccCGGGGCTccgctgcccggcggcggggcgggctcgccgggccggggggagggcggccccgccgggctGGCCCTGCACGGCGCCGCCAAGAAGGGGGGGGACCCCGCGGCGCTGGAGGCGGCCCTGAAGGCGCGGGGATTGAGTGGCGGCGACCTGTCGGTGAGCTCGGACTCGGATAGCTCCCAGGCCAGCTCCAACGCCGGGAACCAGCCCATGCTGTGGCCCGCCTGGGTGTACTGCACGCGGTACTCGGACCGGCCCTCCTCAG GTCCCCGCTCCCGCAAACCAAAGAAGAAGAACCCCAACAAGGAGGACAAGCGGCCTCGCACCGCCTTCACCGCCGAGCAGCTGCAGAGACTCAAGGCCGAGTTCCAGACGAACCGGTACCTgacggagcagcggcggcagagcctggcccagGAGCTCGGGCTCAACGAGTCCCAGATCAAAATCTGGTTCCAGAACAAACGAGCCAAGATCAAGAAGGCGACGGGCAGTAAGAACTCCCTGGCAGTGCACCTCATGGCCCAGGGGCTCTACAACCACTCCACCACGGCGAAAGACGGCAAGTCGGACAGTGAATAG